In the genome of Pseudopipra pipra isolate bDixPip1 chromosome 4, bDixPip1.hap1, whole genome shotgun sequence, one region contains:
- the SAP30 gene encoding histone deacetylase complex subunit SAP30, giving the protein MNGFAPEEVTQRGADPAAAAAVVGNAGSAVEVPPPPAAPGLGPAAAAGSASAGCAGGPGAGQLCCLREEGERCGRAAGNASFSKRIQKSISQKKVKIELDKSARHLYICDFHKNLIQSVRNRRKRKGSDDDGDSPVQDIDTPEVDLYQLQVNTLRRYKRHFKLQTRPGLNKAQLVEIIGGHFRTIPVNEKDTLTYFIYSVKNDKNKPDLKMDSGVH; this is encoded by the exons ATGAACGGCTTCGCCCCCGAGGAGGTGACCCAGCGCGGGGCAGaccccgccgctgccgccgcggTGGTGGGCAATGCGGGCTCCGCCGTGGAGGTGCCGCCGCCTCCCGCGGCGCCGGGGCTGGGTCCGGCTGCCGCCGCGGGCTCGGCGAGTGCCGGGTGCGCGGGCGGCCCCGGTGCCgggcagctgtgctgcctccGGGAGGAGGGGGAGCGGTGCGGCCGCGCCGCCGGCAACGCCAGTTTCAGCAAGCGGATCCAGAAGAGCATTTCGCAGAAGAAGGTGAAAATCGAGCTGGACAAGAGC GCAAGACATCTGTATATTTGTGACTTCCACAAAAATTTAATTCAGAGTGTGAGAAatagaagaaagaggaaaggcaGCGATGATGATGGCGACTCACCAGTGCAAGACATCGACACTCCAGAG GTTGATTTATATCAGTTACAAGTAAACACACTTCGAAGGTACAAAAGACACTTCAAGCTACAGACCAGACCGGGACTTAACAAAGCACAGCTTGTCGAA ATAATTGGCGGCCATTTTAGGACAATTCCAGTGAATGAAAAGGACACCTTAACATACTTCATCTACTCGGTGAAGAATGACAAGAACAAACCAGATCTAAAGATGGATAGTGGGGTTCATTAG